Proteins encoded by one window of Candidatus Hydrogenedentota bacterium:
- a CDS encoding arylsulfatase gives MNRREWLRVAGVAAGSGLWASVARGQDAAGAAAKRPNVVFILADDLGYGDLGCYGQKVIQTPRLDQMAAEGVRFTQAYAGSTVCAPSRCSLMTGYHCGHAWIRGNGRQSLRPEDVTIPELMKRAGYATALIGKWGLGEPDTTGSPIKKGFDYFFGYTDQGHAHNYYPDFLWRGEERVPIEGNVQSPTKKGVAVERKQYSHDLFIEEGLSWIEAHKAEPFFLYLALTIPHANNERGRAEGDGMEVPDYGLYADKAWPKPEQGRAAMITRMDRDVGRVLDRLRDLGIAENTIVFFTSDNGPHREGGSDADFNDSNGPVRGYKRDLTDGGIREPMLAWWPGTLKPGAVSEQVWAFWDVMPTLAELAGVEPPKGIDGISIVPTLKANGVKPELVEQPQHEFLYWEFHEGGFDCAVRYGDWKGIRNGLHGPLELYNIKDDIGETKDVAADHPDIVAKIEEYLKTARTENEFWVPK, from the coding sequence ATGAATCGCCGGGAATGGTTGCGGGTCGCTGGGGTTGCGGCGGGGAGTGGCTTGTGGGCGAGTGTGGCGCGCGGCCAGGATGCGGCTGGCGCGGCGGCGAAGCGTCCGAACGTGGTCTTTATCCTTGCGGATGACTTGGGGTATGGCGATCTCGGATGCTACGGCCAAAAAGTAATTCAAACACCGCGGCTGGATCAGATGGCGGCGGAGGGCGTGCGGTTTACGCAAGCGTACGCGGGGAGCACGGTGTGCGCGCCGTCGCGGTGTTCGTTGATGACCGGGTACCACTGCGGGCACGCGTGGATACGCGGAAACGGAAGGCAATCCCTGCGCCCAGAGGACGTGACTATCCCCGAACTGATGAAGCGGGCGGGGTACGCAACGGCGCTGATTGGCAAGTGGGGCTTGGGCGAACCGGATACGACGGGGTCGCCCATCAAGAAAGGCTTCGACTATTTCTTCGGTTACACGGACCAGGGTCACGCGCACAATTACTACCCGGACTTTTTGTGGCGCGGCGAGGAGCGGGTGCCCATTGAGGGCAACGTGCAGAGTCCGACAAAAAAAGGTGTTGCCGTCGAGCGGAAACAGTATTCACACGACCTGTTTATCGAAGAGGGCTTGAGTTGGATCGAAGCGCACAAAGCAGAACCGTTCTTTCTGTATCTCGCACTGACGATACCGCACGCGAATAACGAACGCGGGCGCGCGGAAGGCGACGGTATGGAGGTGCCGGACTACGGGCTGTACGCGGACAAGGCGTGGCCGAAACCGGAGCAAGGGCGAGCCGCGATGATCACGCGGATGGACCGCGATGTGGGGCGTGTTCTGGATCGGTTGCGCGACTTGGGCATCGCGGAGAACACCATCGTGTTTTTCACGAGCGACAACGGTCCGCACCGGGAAGGCGGATCGGATGCCGACTTCAATGACAGCAACGGGCCGGTGCGCGGCTACAAGCGCGACCTTACGGACGGAGGCATCCGTGAACCGATGCTGGCGTGGTGGCCGGGGACGTTGAAGCCGGGCGCGGTAAGCGAGCAGGTGTGGGCGTTTTGGGACGTGATGCCGACGCTTGCCGAATTGGCGGGCGTGGAACCGCCGAAAGGGATCGACGGGATATCCATTGTGCCGACATTGAAAGCAAACGGCGTGAAACCGGAGTTGGTGGAGCAGCCGCAGCATGAGTTTCTGTATTGGGAATTTCATGAGGGAGGCTTCGATTGCGCGGTGCGGTACGGTGACTGGAAAGGCATCCGCAATGGGCTTCACGGGCCGCTTGAGCTGTACAACATTAAAGACGACATCGGGGAAACGAAGGACGTGGCCGCGGACCACCCAGACATTGTCGCGAAGATCGAGGAGTATCTGAAGACCGCGCGCACAGAGAACGAATTCTGGGTGCCGAAGTAG
- a CDS encoding NYN domain-containing protein encodes MAVEKAERLAVLIDADNTQSSIIEGLLAEIAKYGVASVKRIYGDWTLPALKGWKEVLLEHSIQPIQQFGYTRGKNATDSAMIIDAMDLLYTGKFTGFCLVSSDSDFTRLASRIRESGLLVYGFGEKKTPAAFVSACDKFIYTEVLRAKINENDAIARKSASELKQDTKLVRLIRNAVESSSDEVGWAHLANVGSNIAKQSPEFDPRNYGYAKLSELINAIKLFDIEERQVGEGRGKAIYLRDKRKKE; translated from the coding sequence ATGGCGGTCGAAAAAGCGGAACGCTTGGCGGTATTGATCGACGCGGACAATACGCAGAGTTCGATTATCGAAGGATTGCTGGCGGAGATTGCGAAGTACGGCGTGGCCAGCGTGAAACGCATCTATGGGGATTGGACGTTACCCGCGTTGAAAGGCTGGAAAGAGGTGCTCCTGGAGCACTCCATTCAGCCGATTCAGCAATTCGGGTACACGCGCGGGAAGAACGCCACCGACAGCGCGATGATTATCGACGCGATGGACCTGCTGTACACGGGAAAGTTTACGGGGTTCTGCCTCGTGTCGAGCGACAGCGATTTCACGAGGCTGGCATCACGTATCCGGGAGTCGGGTTTGCTTGTGTACGGGTTTGGCGAGAAGAAGACACCGGCGGCCTTCGTGTCGGCGTGCGACAAGTTCATTTACACCGAAGTGCTGCGCGCGAAGATTAACGAGAACGACGCGATTGCGCGGAAGTCGGCTTCCGAGTTGAAGCAAGACACGAAGTTGGTCCGTTTGATTCGCAACGCGGTCGAATCGTCATCGGACGAAGTCGGTTGGGCGCACCTCGCCAATGTGGGCAGCAACATCGCAAAACAGTCGCCGGAGTTTGACCCGCGCAACTACGGGTACGCCAAACTCAGCGAGTTGATCAACGCCATCAAGCTGTTCGACATCGAGGAACGGCAAGTCGGCGAAGGGCGCGGAAAGGCGATTTACCTGAGGGACAAGCGGAAGAAGGAGTGA
- a CDS encoding TIM barrel protein, whose amino-acid sequence MPPAITRRTAMSVLAGTVAGSLVASAQDAAAPADGPVKGNLKQSACKWCYSKIPLDELCKAGAAIGLKGIDLLGESDWATVKNYGLVCAMANGPSGLTDGWNDPKNHDKYVDESERLLPLAVAAGVPNMIALSGNRRGLSDKEGIKNCAKGLKRIMPTAEKLGINICMELLNSKRDHKDYQCDHTAWGVELCKEVGSDRFKLLYDIYHMQIMEGDVIATIEANHQYIAHYHTGGVPGRHEIDATQELNYRRICEAIVATGFTGYLAQEFIPAKDPIPSLTQAVRICDV is encoded by the coding sequence ATGCCGCCCGCGATTACTCGTCGTACTGCCATGTCCGTTCTCGCAGGAACCGTCGCCGGATCGCTTGTAGCCAGCGCGCAAGATGCCGCCGCGCCCGCCGATGGCCCCGTGAAGGGCAACCTGAAACAGTCCGCCTGCAAATGGTGCTATTCGAAGATCCCCCTGGACGAACTGTGCAAAGCAGGGGCGGCCATCGGTCTCAAGGGAATCGATCTGCTCGGCGAAAGCGACTGGGCCACGGTCAAGAACTACGGACTCGTCTGCGCGATGGCCAACGGCCCCAGCGGTCTTACCGACGGGTGGAACGACCCGAAGAATCACGACAAGTACGTGGATGAATCAGAGCGCCTACTGCCGCTCGCCGTCGCCGCGGGTGTTCCCAACATGATCGCTTTGTCCGGCAATCGCCGCGGCTTGAGCGACAAAGAAGGAATCAAGAACTGCGCCAAAGGGCTGAAGCGCATCATGCCGACGGCAGAGAAGTTGGGCATCAACATTTGCATGGAACTGCTCAACAGCAAGCGCGACCACAAAGACTACCAATGCGACCACACCGCATGGGGCGTGGAATTGTGCAAAGAAGTCGGCTCTGACCGCTTCAAACTTCTCTACGACATCTACCACATGCAGATTATGGAAGGCGACGTCATCGCCACCATCGAAGCGAACCACCAATACATCGCCCACTACCACACCGGCGGCGTTCCCGGACGCCACGAAATCGACGCCACCCAGGAACTTAACTACCGCCGCATCTGCGAAGCCATCGTCGCTACCGGCTTCACCGGCTACCTCGCCCAAGAATTCATCCCGGCGAAAGACCCGATCCCGTCGCTGACCCAAGCGGTTCGGATATGCGATGTGTAG
- the prpB gene encoding methylisocitrate lyase, whose protein sequence is MERSDRLRALLADHTVAMPGAINALSARLIEQEGFEAIYLSGAVLANSVGGVPDVGLMTLSESVAHCAAIANSTSLPIIADADTGYGGPENAARTVRLLEAAGVSGIHLEDQNFPKRCGHLDGKSLVSMEEFCEKIAAAAEAKTSDDFLLLARTDARGVTSYDDAVKRAHAYLEAGADGIFPEALQGAEEFARFAQDVDTILLANMTEFGKTPYLSVDEFSEMGYNIVIFPVTLQRIAMKAMQSALQELREVGTQRDMLDLMQTRQELYELLDYDV, encoded by the coding sequence ATGGAACGTTCCGATCGCTTGCGCGCGCTGCTCGCGGACCACACGGTAGCCATGCCCGGCGCGATCAACGCGCTGAGCGCGCGCCTGATCGAGCAAGAAGGGTTCGAGGCGATTTACCTATCCGGGGCGGTGTTGGCCAACAGTGTGGGCGGCGTGCCGGATGTCGGGTTGATGACCCTTTCGGAGTCGGTGGCGCATTGCGCGGCCATCGCGAATTCGACAAGTCTGCCGATCATTGCCGACGCGGACACGGGGTATGGCGGGCCCGAAAACGCCGCGCGCACGGTGCGTTTGCTGGAGGCGGCGGGCGTCAGCGGGATTCATCTGGAGGACCAGAATTTTCCAAAGCGTTGCGGCCACCTCGATGGCAAGTCTCTTGTGTCGATGGAGGAATTCTGTGAGAAGATTGCCGCGGCAGCAGAAGCCAAGACAAGCGACGACTTCCTGCTGTTGGCACGCACGGATGCGCGCGGGGTGACAAGTTACGACGACGCGGTGAAGCGCGCACACGCCTATCTGGAGGCGGGGGCCGATGGCATTTTTCCCGAGGCGCTGCAGGGCGCGGAGGAGTTTGCGCGGTTCGCGCAGGACGTCGACACCATTTTGCTGGCGAACATGACGGAGTTTGGAAAGACGCCGTACCTCAGTGTGGATGAATTCTCGGAAATGGGGTATAACATCGTGATCTTCCCGGTGACCTTGCAGCGGATTGCTATGAAGGCTATGCAATCGGCGCTACAGGAGTTGAGGGAAGTGGGTACGCAGCGCGACATGCTGGATCTGATGCAGACACGGCAAGAGCTGTACGAGTTGCTCGACTACGACGTGTAA
- a CDS encoding bifunctional 2-methylcitrate synthase/citrate synthase (catalyzes the formation of citrate from acetyl-CoA and oxaloacetate), which yields MSQENFKPGLEGVIAGDTEVACVDQGVLLYRGYAIEDLAEHATFEEVAHLLLYGELPDQIQLDVLKAVVEEAHTLSKPVVDALRLIPHDVPMMDVLRSMVSFAGHYDPVKGDSTPAMYQRALWLIGQTAAIISARYRLINGKEPIETMCGLSHAAQILYQAHGVVPDALSAHLLDLTLVLYAEHEFNASTFTCRVICSTMSDMVSGVTGAIGALKGPLHGGANEAAMEMLKQFKTADEAKAWIANALATKQKVMGFGHRVYKHGDHRARILERELRKLAESKGEQRWMDIYDAIKDPMVNEKNIMPNVDYPCGLTYFLLGLPLDLYTPLFVASRVTGWCAHFIEQAMNNRIYRPLSRYTGPALRPVKPLAERG from the coding sequence ATGTCCCAGGAGAATTTCAAGCCTGGACTGGAAGGAGTCATTGCGGGCGATACGGAAGTGGCGTGCGTCGATCAGGGTGTGCTTCTGTATCGCGGATATGCCATCGAGGACTTGGCTGAACACGCCACGTTCGAAGAAGTGGCGCATTTGCTGCTGTACGGGGAATTGCCGGATCAGATTCAACTTGACGTGTTGAAAGCCGTTGTGGAGGAAGCGCATACGCTTTCGAAACCGGTTGTCGATGCGCTTCGGCTGATTCCACACGATGTGCCGATGATGGATGTGCTGCGCTCCATGGTGTCGTTTGCAGGGCATTACGACCCCGTCAAGGGAGACAGCACGCCCGCGATGTATCAACGGGCCCTGTGGTTGATTGGGCAGACGGCGGCCATCATCTCGGCGCGGTACCGTTTGATCAACGGTAAGGAACCCATCGAGACGATGTGCGGCCTGTCGCACGCGGCACAAATCCTGTACCAGGCTCATGGTGTCGTGCCCGATGCGTTATCGGCGCACTTGCTTGACTTGACGCTTGTGCTCTACGCCGAACACGAATTTAACGCGAGCACGTTCACGTGCCGAGTGATTTGTTCGACGATGTCAGACATGGTTTCCGGTGTTACGGGGGCCATAGGCGCGCTTAAGGGGCCGCTTCACGGCGGGGCCAACGAAGCGGCGATGGAGATGCTGAAGCAATTCAAGACCGCGGATGAAGCGAAGGCTTGGATCGCGAATGCGCTGGCCACCAAGCAGAAAGTGATGGGATTCGGCCATCGCGTCTACAAACACGGCGACCACCGGGCGCGCATTCTGGAGCGCGAACTGCGCAAACTTGCGGAGAGCAAGGGCGAACAACGCTGGATGGACATCTATGATGCCATCAAGGATCCGATGGTGAATGAGAAGAACATCATGCCGAATGTGGACTACCCGTGCGGACTGACCTATTTCCTTCTGGGACTTCCGCTCGATTTGTATACGCCGCTATTTGTCGCGTCGCGGGTTACGGGTTGGTGCGCCCACTTTATTGAACAGGCCATGAATAACCGCATTTACCGGCCGTTGAGCCGATATACGGGTCCTGCTTTGCGTCCGGTGAAGCCGCTTGCAGAGCGCGGCTAG
- a CDS encoding cupin domain-containing protein, whose amino-acid sequence MRTADSVPSERSTCGFRRRLFKKDDGVPVSVTHLSIHDAREHWHEHTHEYYYVLHGSGILFIDGEPVQVEAGDCVWIKPGARHYAQGELESLIIASPAYDVADTHFADSASLEPSASI is encoded by the coding sequence ATGAGGACAGCGGACTCGGTCCCGTCCGAGCGGAGTACGTGCGGCTTCCGAAGGCGCTTGTTCAAGAAAGACGACGGCGTCCCCGTAAGCGTCACTCATCTTAGTATTCACGACGCCCGTGAGCACTGGCACGAACACACGCACGAGTATTATTACGTATTGCACGGCTCGGGCATTCTGTTCATCGACGGAGAACCCGTACAAGTCGAGGCGGGCGATTGCGTTTGGATTAAGCCTGGAGCCAGGCATTACGCCCAAGGCGAACTGGAATCGCTGATTATCGCATCGCCGGCCTACGATGTTGCCGACACCCATTTCGCTGACAGCGCTTCCCTGGAACCAAGCGCTTCCATCTAA
- a CDS encoding M4 family metallopeptidase yields the protein MRARLALLVIVLGVFIVVAGTAAAQQPIPPDAMKALKTLQGGANIESATTLYSAEGYLRFMGAPSGASFAPSVAAKNAGSADAVAKAFINENAKAFGVLNPNVGLTTTRITSKDGRTYVRVGQTFKGIKVLGASAIVQLNAAKDVVCVNSDIMREAPSLYSGSLSTTPTITANAASQAAIAVLKLENPEFQYTTSTPELMIYAPTIIGNLGPVRLVWSVVVDSTPIGVSERVLVDAHSGLVAFKWSLIHNAKFRRIYDAHSTSSGTLARQESQSATGIADVDLAYDYYGDTYDFYQAINGRDSIDDAGMTMVATVRYCPSIYYCPYRNAGWSSSAKAMIFGKDFVVDDVVAHELTHGVTDYTSDLIYANESGAINESISDMWGEWVDQSNTATDIYGDDTPAAKWWMGEDIPFGSGYYGGAIRSMKNPPVVANFLDGDSYRMPDRYLGSGWFYGVDDNGGVHHNSGVGNKLCYLLTDGDDFNGFSVTGLGIDAASDLVYEVQTNLLNESSDYPEFGLALLQAAENLALDAQNVKRALFATEILIPEGYLRNLRAQGSSERSNKVVLTWENPDFGDFTGVRVVRNTLHFPNHDADGTVVTDLVLGQTKYVDGNFASGTQLFYGIFPLTGSDPENEPLYARVYVGQDIDYLSENYTNGTDLSYRQILIAPTGSLLQGYASFRPEDYFNYPTYEATITDAATLPIAKENIFNLPLTDDGSVSFSPDAPFPFFGNLLTELTVSANGCITAIVDRYAIFSDPNYPTTYEKHFEWPRISFLFSDLNPTAGGQVWGRFLDDRMVVTFENVPAFTGTGTTIPGQNYGNTVQCELFYSGHIRMTYGALTVKNAIVGISDGRGLPLLAKDLVDNVKKPEEVASNLSELTQPIAVQIDPIPIQYASVGDTVQFTVHATSSIGGTPTYGANGTPGGASFNTTTGAFIWDTDGASAEVHEVVFTATVGATIASQIVYIYLTEDDVAPIAENLTLLPTEPADGDNLYGSYDYVHPTQPEGPSTILWYKNNAHIPAFNNQLTVPNTATKPGELWYFTVLPTTIPVGYTVTGYEYLRGIAYQSPMVTIGEAAKSDANKDGKINSVDLQAVVAAVLGTIDPRINPDANGDGNTDASDLQTTVNSILHGN from the coding sequence ATGCGAGCCCGATTGGCGCTTCTTGTAATCGTTCTTGGGGTATTCATTGTTGTCGCTGGGACTGCTGCCGCTCAGCAGCCAATCCCTCCCGACGCCATGAAGGCCCTGAAGACCCTCCAGGGCGGAGCGAATATTGAATCGGCGACGACTCTATACTCCGCGGAAGGCTACCTCCGCTTTATGGGAGCCCCGTCCGGCGCTTCCTTTGCCCCATCGGTCGCCGCAAAGAATGCCGGATCGGCTGACGCCGTCGCCAAAGCGTTTATCAACGAAAACGCCAAGGCATTTGGAGTTCTCAACCCTAACGTTGGCCTCACCACCACCCGCATCACATCAAAAGACGGGCGTACCTACGTGCGCGTGGGACAGACCTTCAAGGGCATCAAGGTACTGGGAGCCAGCGCAATCGTGCAGTTGAACGCGGCGAAAGATGTCGTCTGTGTCAACAGCGATATCATGCGCGAAGCCCCGAGCCTTTATTCGGGCTCTTTATCGACCACTCCGACGATTACCGCGAATGCGGCATCCCAAGCGGCGATTGCCGTCCTGAAATTGGAGAATCCGGAATTCCAATACACCACCTCGACTCCGGAACTGATGATCTACGCCCCAACCATAATTGGCAATCTCGGGCCCGTGCGCTTGGTGTGGTCTGTGGTTGTCGACAGCACTCCCATCGGAGTGAGCGAACGTGTGCTTGTCGACGCACATAGCGGGTTGGTCGCGTTCAAATGGTCGTTGATTCACAATGCCAAGTTTCGGCGCATTTACGACGCCCACAGCACTTCTTCCGGCACGCTCGCCCGCCAGGAAAGCCAGTCGGCCACAGGCATTGCGGATGTGGATTTAGCATACGACTACTACGGCGACACCTATGATTTTTACCAGGCCATAAATGGACGTGACAGCATCGACGACGCAGGCATGACCATGGTTGCGACCGTTCGCTATTGTCCTTCGATCTATTATTGCCCCTATCGGAATGCCGGCTGGAGCAGTTCGGCAAAAGCGATGATCTTTGGCAAGGACTTCGTTGTAGATGACGTTGTCGCGCATGAACTCACGCACGGCGTCACGGACTATACGTCTGACCTTATATACGCAAATGAGTCCGGCGCGATTAACGAGTCCATTTCCGACATGTGGGGGGAATGGGTCGATCAGTCGAACACTGCAACAGACATCTATGGCGATGACACCCCTGCCGCCAAATGGTGGATGGGAGAAGACATTCCGTTCGGTTCCGGTTATTACGGTGGGGCAATTCGATCTATGAAGAATCCTCCCGTGGTCGCGAACTTTCTGGACGGAGACTCTTACCGGATGCCCGACAGGTACTTGGGCAGTGGCTGGTTCTACGGCGTAGATGATAACGGGGGAGTCCATCACAATAGCGGCGTGGGCAACAAGCTCTGCTATCTGCTAACCGATGGTGATGATTTCAATGGCTTTTCGGTCACGGGGTTAGGTATCGACGCGGCATCGGATTTGGTTTACGAAGTTCAGACCAATCTCTTGAACGAATCGTCTGACTACCCCGAATTCGGTCTAGCTTTGCTGCAAGCCGCGGAGAATCTCGCTCTGGACGCACAGAATGTCAAGCGAGCATTGTTTGCAACGGAGATCCTGATCCCCGAAGGTTACCTTCGGAATCTCCGCGCTCAAGGCTCCAGTGAGCGATCCAACAAGGTTGTGCTGACGTGGGAAAACCCGGATTTCGGCGACTTCACAGGCGTAAGGGTCGTCAGGAATACACTTCATTTCCCAAATCATGACGCAGACGGCACGGTCGTAACCGACCTCGTGTTAGGCCAGACCAAGTACGTAGACGGGAATTTCGCATCCGGCACTCAACTGTTTTATGGGATCTTTCCGCTGACAGGTTCAGACCCGGAAAACGAACCGCTCTACGCACGGGTATATGTCGGGCAAGACATCGATTACCTCAGCGAAAACTACACCAACGGGACCGATCTTTCCTATCGTCAGATTCTTATCGCACCCACGGGCAGTCTTCTGCAGGGGTATGCATCCTTTCGCCCGGAGGACTACTTCAACTACCCGACGTACGAAGCCACCATCACAGACGCCGCGACCCTGCCTATCGCGAAAGAGAACATCTTCAACCTGCCGTTGACGGATGACGGATCCGTCTCCTTCTCACCCGACGCACCTTTCCCGTTCTTCGGGAACCTGCTGACGGAGCTGACCGTCAGCGCCAATGGGTGCATTACGGCAATCGTGGATCGTTACGCCATCTTCAGCGACCCGAACTATCCCACAACCTACGAAAAGCACTTCGAGTGGCCTCGAATCTCGTTCCTGTTCTCTGATCTGAACCCGACTGCGGGAGGACAAGTCTGGGGCCGCTTCCTGGACGACCGAATGGTTGTCACGTTTGAAAACGTTCCCGCTTTTACTGGAACTGGCACAACGATTCCCGGGCAGAACTACGGCAACACCGTGCAGTGTGAACTCTTCTATAGCGGGCATATTCGAATGACATATGGGGCGCTAACCGTCAAGAACGCCATCGTCGGCATATCCGATGGCCGGGGCCTCCCGTTGCTCGCCAAAGACCTCGTTGACAACGTTAAGAAACCCGAGGAAGTGGCCTCGAATCTCTCGGAGTTGACTCAACCCATTGCCGTTCAGATCGACCCAATTCCCATTCAATATGCGAGTGTCGGAGATACGGTCCAATTCACGGTTCACGCCACTTCTAGCATTGGGGGCACGCCCACCTATGGGGCGAATGGAACTCCCGGCGGCGCCTCCTTCAACACCACTACGGGCGCTTTCATTTGGGATACCGACGGCGCTTCCGCCGAAGTTCATGAAGTCGTATTTACCGCAACCGTTGGCGCAACTATCGCCAGTCAAATTGTCTACATCTACCTCACCGAAGACGACGTGGCGCCGATTGCGGAGAATCTGACGTTGCTGCCCACGGAACCCGCCGACGGCGATAACCTGTACGGCAGCTATGATTATGTGCACCCGACTCAGCCTGAAGGACCAAGCACGATCCTTTGGTACAAGAACAACGCCCACATACCCGCGTTCAACAACCAACTGACCGTGCCGAATACCGCAACGAAACCGGGTGAACTCTGGTACTTCACCGTCTTGCCCACGACAATTCCCGTAGGCTACACCGTGACGGGTTACGAATACCTGCGCGGCATTGCGTACCAATCGCCGATGGTTACCATCGGAGAGGCTGCAAAATCGGATGCCAACAAGGACGGCAAGATCAACTCCGTGGATCTGCAGGCGGTTGTTGCTGCGGTGCTCGGGACGATAGATCCGCGGATTAACCCAGACGCAAACGGTGACGGCAATACCGACGCATCGGATCTGCAAACTACCGTGAACTCGATCTTGCACGGAAACTAG
- a CDS encoding oligosaccharide flippase family protein — MSYARQYLYHTVSSVAAAVLCGILFYVLRVVLYGRLSHEEFGLFYAAFSFFSILQPLFSFGFDPGLTPNVTQFREARDYRSMKALLLGSLVPQGLVAIALAAQVWVFAGPIAQWALENTAGVFTLRILALHACIVILFKVGQQTLLGLQFIAWRNAADLIRSVVCVGTVVVFLNWGAGLAAVAPAYVLGAVAAIALQFAAILASYRPLLRAPSTWRPDLLRESFSHGKYLSIAFGGVVLFANIDTLMLTLITHDFRGVAAYQVAVPTVTILYTLMMAGAQPFLPMVRTLWLRNERDLLADGLSRMYEAAVALMLPMGVFLACFSDVFMTVLFRGDVLQAPLAFNILAIGSLFFFVTFLNLHVLAGVEAARDACWAIVAALLTNTLLAIPLIWSMGIAGAALSTVLSHGLAAAWTTRSVWRLLTPRIPIRAACASGLLALALGAGCLALRQTSAFESAPLATSLGACVISMILGVSFLEATGLCNLRNLFRVIVSRR; from the coding sequence CACACCGTTTCGTCCGTGGCCGCGGCGGTACTCTGCGGAATCTTGTTCTATGTACTGCGCGTCGTGCTCTATGGAAGGCTTTCCCACGAGGAATTCGGACTCTTCTACGCGGCCTTCTCGTTCTTCTCCATTCTTCAGCCGCTCTTTTCCTTCGGCTTCGATCCAGGTCTCACGCCCAACGTGACGCAATTCCGCGAGGCTCGCGACTACCGCTCCATGAAGGCCCTGCTCCTGGGGTCACTCGTCCCGCAAGGTCTGGTCGCCATCGCGCTCGCCGCACAAGTGTGGGTGTTTGCGGGCCCCATCGCCCAGTGGGCCTTGGAAAACACCGCGGGAGTATTCACCCTTCGCATCCTCGCCCTGCACGCATGTATCGTTATCCTCTTCAAGGTCGGGCAGCAAACCCTTCTGGGGCTGCAGTTCATCGCATGGCGCAACGCGGCTGACTTGATTCGCTCCGTTGTCTGCGTAGGAACGGTGGTGGTCTTTCTGAACTGGGGGGCGGGCCTCGCCGCCGTTGCCCCGGCTTATGTGCTCGGTGCAGTCGCGGCAATTGCGCTCCAATTCGCGGCAATTCTCGCTTCATACCGTCCATTGCTGCGCGCACCGTCCACATGGCGGCCCGACCTTCTGCGGGAATCCTTCAGCCACGGGAAATATTTGAGCATCGCCTTTGGTGGCGTGGTCCTCTTTGCCAACATCGATACCCTCATGCTCACACTAATCACCCACGACTTCCGCGGAGTCGCCGCCTACCAGGTCGCCGTGCCCACCGTGACTATCTTGTACACGCTCATGATGGCGGGCGCGCAGCCATTTCTCCCGATGGTACGCACACTCTGGCTCCGCAACGAGCGCGATTTACTGGCCGATGGCCTTTCCCGCATGTACGAAGCCGCCGTTGCGCTCATGCTGCCAATGGGTGTATTCCTCGCCTGCTTCTCCGACGTGTTCATGACGGTGCTTTTTAGAGGTGACGTGCTTCAAGCCCCGCTTGCCTTCAACATTCTTGCCATTGGCAGCTTGTTCTTCTTCGTTACCTTCCTGAACCTGCATGTCCTTGCCGGAGTCGAGGCCGCGCGCGACGCGTGCTGGGCCATCGTCGCGGCCCTCCTCACCAACACGCTGCTGGCCATCCCACTCATCTGGAGTATGGGAATCGCCGGGGCCGCACTCTCCACGGTCCTGTCCCACGGCCTCGCCGCCGCTTGGACTACACGGTCGGTGTGGCGACTCCTTACCCCCAGAATTCCCATCCGAGCCGCCTGTGCATCCGGTCTGCTCGCGCTTGCGTTAGGCGCTGGCTGCCTTGCTCTGCGGCAAACGTCGGCATTCGAATCTGCGCCCCTCGCAACTTCATTAGGCGCATGCGTGATCTCTATGATACTTGGCGTGTCATTCCTAGAAGCAACGGGGTTGTGTAACTTGCGCAATCTGTTTCGCGTGATCGTTAGCCGAAGATAG